A single window of Mustela erminea isolate mMusErm1 chromosome 4, mMusErm1.Pri, whole genome shotgun sequence DNA harbors:
- the LOC116588443 gene encoding trace amine-associated receptor 3, with translation MDLTYIPEDLSSCPKFGNKSCPPISRSLHVRVIMYSIMTAAMFITIFGNLVIMISISHFKQLHCPTNFLILSMATTDFLLGFVIMPYSMVRSVESCWYFGDGFCKFHASFDMMLSLTSIFHLCSIAIDRFYAVCYPLHYSATMTTSMIKRLLAFCWSAPALFSFSLVLSEANVAGMQNYEILVACFRFCALTFNKFWGTILFTTCFFTPGSIMVGIYGKIFIVSKRHARVISNMPENVKGEVKKNISKKKDRKAAKTLGIVMGVFLACWLPCFLAVLIDPYLDYSTPIIVLDLLVWLGYFNSTCNPLIHGFFYPWFRNALKYILSGKIFNSHSENANLFPEAH, from the coding sequence ATGGACCTAACTTATATTCCTGAAGACTTATCCAGTTGtccaaaatttggaaataaatctTGCCCTCCCATCAGCCGTTCTTTGCATGTCCGAGTGATAATGTATTCTATTATGACCGCAGCCATGTTTATCACTATCTTTGGAAACTTGGTTATAATGATCTCCATATCACATTTCAAGCAGCTTCACTGTCCCACAAATTTTCTGATCCTCTCCATGGCAACCACTGACTTCCTGCTGGGTTTTGTCATTATGCCGTATAGCATGGTACGATCAGTGGAGAGCTGCTGGTATTTTGGGGATGGCTTTTGTAAATTCCATGCAAGCTTTGACATGATGCTAAGCCTAACCTCCATTTTCCACCTGTGCTCCATTGCTATTGATCGATTTTATGCTGTGTGTTACCCTTTGCACTACTCGGCCACCATGACAACCTCTATGATAAAGCGACTGTTGGCATTTTGCTGGTCAGCccctgctcttttctcttttagtttaGTTCTGTCTGAGGCCAACGTTGCTGGTATGCAGAATTATGAGATTCTTGTTGCTTGTTTCCGTTTCTGTGCACTTACTTTCAACAAATTTTGGGGGACAATATTGTTTACTACTTGTTTCTTTACTCCAGGCTCCATCATGGTTGGTATTTACGGcaaaatctttattgtttccaaACGACATGCTAGAGTTATCAGCAACATGCCTGAAAACGTAAAGGGGGAAGTGAAAAAAAACATATCTAAGAAAAAGGACAGGAAAGCAGCTAAGACCTTAGGTATAGTAATGGGGGTCTTTCTAGCTTGCTGGCTGCCTTGCTTTCTTGCTGTTTTGATAGACCCATATTTAGACTATTCCACTCCCATAATAGTACTTGATCTTTTAGTGTGGCTTGGATACTTCAACTCTACCTGCAATCCCCTTATTCATGGTTTTTTTTATCCGTGGTTTCGGAATGCTCTTAAGTACATATTGTCAGGCAAAATATTTAACTCTCACtcagaaaatgcaaatctgtTTCCTGAagcacattaa